One Hydrogenoanaerobacterium saccharovorans DNA segment encodes these proteins:
- the rplM gene encoding 50S ribosomal protein L13, with protein sequence MSTYMPKPDAASRKWYVLDAAGKPLGHTAATAAHLLRGKHKVTFAPHADCGDHVIIINAAEAVLTGKKLEQKVYYRHTGWVGGLREVKYSKLMAENPEKAMMLAVKGMVPDTALGRTQLTRCRIYKGSAHEHAAQKPEAWTL encoded by the coding sequence ATGTCAACTTATATGCCAAAACCCGACGCTGCAAGTCGTAAATGGTATGTGCTTGATGCTGCGGGCAAACCCCTGGGTCACACCGCTGCAACCGCTGCGCATCTGCTGCGCGGCAAACACAAAGTAACCTTTGCTCCTCATGCTGATTGCGGTGATCATGTTATCATCATCAACGCTGCTGAGGCTGTTTTGACTGGTAAAAAATTAGAGCAAAAGGTTTACTACCGTCACACCGGCTGGGTAGGCGGTTTGAGAGAAGTAAAATACTCCAAATTGATGGCTGAGAACCCCGAAAAAGCTATGATGTTAGCTGTTAAAGGCATGGTTCCCGACACCGCGCTGGGTCGCACACAGCTTACCCGTTGCAGAATTTACAAAGGTTCTGCACATGAGCATGCCGCGCAAAAACCCGAAGCGTGGACATTATAA
- the xylA gene encoding xylose isomerase, with amino-acid sequence MKELFKGIPKIAYEGAKSKNMLAFKYFNPDEVILDKPMREHLKFALSWWHTLCAEGADMFGVGTADKTFGAEDVMGHAKAKVDAGFELMEKLSIDYFCFHDVDLVAEGATLAESNARLDEISDYVLDKMKQTGKKCLWGTCNAFSNPRFMHGAGTSPDADIFAYAAAKIKKALEITVKLGGNGYVFWGGREGYETLLNTDVKFELDNMARLMKMAVEYGRSIGFTGDFYIEPKPKEPTKHQYDFDTATACNFLKTYGLDKDFKINIEANHATLAGHTFQHELRVAAVNGAFGSIDANQGDMLLGWDTDQFPTNIYDAMMCMYEVIKAGGFTNGGLNFDAKARRGSYTMEDIFYSYIAGMDTFALGLRKAAELIADGRVDEFVKERYSSYQTGIGAEIVAGKIGFQELEAYSLKKEPSLPKSGRQEYLESIVNNVLFQG; translated from the coding sequence ATGAAAGAACTATTTAAAGGTATCCCCAAAATTGCATACGAGGGTGCAAAAAGCAAGAACATGTTGGCATTCAAATATTTCAATCCCGATGAAGTTATTTTGGATAAACCAATGCGCGAACACTTAAAATTTGCGCTCTCTTGGTGGCATACTCTGTGCGCAGAGGGTGCTGATATGTTTGGTGTTGGCACAGCAGACAAAACCTTTGGTGCAGAGGACGTCATGGGGCACGCAAAAGCAAAAGTAGATGCCGGATTTGAACTGATGGAAAAACTGAGCATTGATTATTTTTGCTTTCATGATGTAGATCTGGTTGCAGAGGGCGCAACCCTTGCCGAGAGCAATGCACGTTTGGACGAGATATCCGACTATGTACTGGATAAAATGAAACAAACAGGTAAAAAGTGCCTGTGGGGCACCTGCAACGCATTTTCTAACCCCCGTTTTATGCATGGAGCAGGTACATCGCCCGATGCCGATATTTTTGCCTATGCTGCTGCAAAAATTAAAAAAGCGCTGGAAATTACCGTTAAATTGGGCGGTAACGGCTATGTGTTTTGGGGCGGACGCGAGGGATACGAAACCTTGCTGAACACCGATGTTAAATTTGAACTCGACAATATGGCAAGGCTGATGAAAATGGCAGTAGAATACGGCAGAAGTATTGGCTTTACCGGCGATTTTTACATTGAGCCAAAACCGAAAGAACCTACCAAGCATCAATACGATTTTGACACCGCTACCGCCTGCAACTTTTTAAAAACCTATGGGCTTGATAAAGATTTCAAGATAAACATTGAGGCGAACCATGCAACACTGGCGGGGCATACCTTCCAGCATGAGCTGAGAGTTGCCGCCGTTAACGGCGCATTCGGCTCGATTGATGCCAATCAGGGTGATATGCTGCTGGGCTGGGATACCGACCAATTCCCCACCAACATCTACGATGCAATGATGTGTATGTATGAAGTGATCAAAGCCGGCGGCTTTACAAACGGCGGTTTGAACTTTGACGCGAAGGCTCGCCGCGGCTCTTATACTATGGAGGATATCTTCTATTCGTATATTGCAGGAATGGATACCTTTGCACTTGGCTTGCGCAAAGCGGCAGAGCTGATTGCGGACGGCAGAGTGGATGAATTTGTGAAAGAGCGTTATAGCAGCTATCAAACGGGGATTGGTGCAGAGATTGTTGCAGGCAAAATAGGCTTCCAAGAGCTGGAGGCATATTCACTTAAAAAAGAACCGTCGCTGCCAAAAAGCGGCAGACAAGAATATTTAGAAAGTATTGTGAACAACGTCCTGTTTCAGGGATAG
- a CDS encoding substrate-binding domain-containing protein, which translates to MAVTIKDIANKAGVSRGTVDRVLNNRGRVKPDVQKRIEEIIQTMGYKPNRAGKALAARKKPITIGCLVPSIDNPYFDKVLNGFRRASQDFADYGISVIVEQVKGYDVQTHIDALDRLLQKKVNALCVVTVDDCAVRVKIDEIVRSGIPVVASNSDLTGCNRLCYVGCNYVQSGQTAAGILKLITGGNTKTLIVTGSVKMSGHNQRIHGFDKCVKMQTPEIDIVDIVECLDDDQIACEQTQHALQSHPEIDSIYITAAGVAGVCRAVKEAGLANKVKIVCFDDPPSTRALVQEEIIQATICQQPYEQGYKPIKILMDYLINGITPKNDKYFTNNIIKIKENI; encoded by the coding sequence ATGGCAGTTACCATTAAAGATATAGCAAATAAGGCAGGAGTCTCCCGCGGAACCGTTGACCGAGTTTTGAACAACCGCGGTAGAGTAAAACCTGACGTTCAAAAAAGGATAGAAGAAATCATACAAACCATGGGCTACAAGCCCAATCGTGCAGGCAAAGCGCTTGCGGCACGCAAAAAGCCCATCACCATCGGCTGTTTGGTTCCCTCTATCGATAACCCTTATTTTGATAAGGTACTGAATGGCTTTCGCCGCGCTAGCCAAGACTTTGCGGATTATGGAATTTCTGTAATTGTAGAACAGGTAAAAGGCTACGACGTGCAAACTCATATTGACGCTTTGGATCGACTTTTGCAGAAAAAAGTAAATGCTTTGTGTGTTGTTACGGTAGATGATTGCGCAGTGCGCGTTAAAATTGACGAAATTGTGCGCTCAGGCATCCCTGTAGTGGCATCCAACTCCGATTTAACAGGCTGCAACCGTCTGTGCTATGTCGGGTGCAATTATGTTCAAAGCGGGCAAACTGCGGCGGGTATCCTCAAGCTGATTACCGGAGGCAACACCAAAACACTGATTGTTACAGGTTCCGTTAAAATGAGCGGACATAATCAGCGCATCCATGGGTTTGATAAATGCGTTAAAATGCAAACACCCGAGATAGACATCGTTGATATTGTGGAGTGCTTGGACGATGACCAAATCGCCTGCGAGCAAACACAGCATGCCCTCCAATCACATCCCGAAATTGATTCGATTTACATCACTGCCGCGGGTGTTGCAGGCGTATGCAGGGCAGTGAAGGAAGCCGGACTTGCAAACAAAGTGAAAATTGTATGCTTTGACGACCCACCTTCCACTCGTGCACTTGTGCAGGAAGAAATCATCCAGGCAACTATTTGCCAACAGCCGTACGAACAAGGGTATAAACCCATTAAAATACTGATGGATTACCTCATCAACGGCATTACACCCAAAAATGATAAATACTTTACCAACAACATCATTAAAATCAAAGAAAATATATAG
- the xylB gene encoding xylulokinase: MEYLLGLDIGTSGTKTVLFDKEGAVVASATAEYPLYSPQNGWAEQEPEDWWNATVETVRTVLAKSGVNSADIKGIGLSGQMHGLVMLDESGNVLRRSIIWCDQRTAKECNEITTRVGAERLIEITANPSLTGFTSGKILWVRNHEPEVYQKCRHILLPKDYIRYKLTREFATEVSDASGMGLLDVPNRCWSDEVLQKLQIDKKLLAKVYESQEVTGTVHAQAAEQTGLVKGTIVVGGAGDNAAAAVGTGVVQDGRAFTTIGTSGVVYAHTSNISIDPKGRVHTFCCAVPGCWHIMGVTQAAGLSLKWFRDHFCQAEMDTAKGMGVDPYYLMDKEAERIPIGANRLLYLPYLMGERTPHLDPDCRGVFFGLSAMHTKYDMLRAVMEGVTYSLRDCVEILRELGINLSDMTACGGGGSSPLWRQMLADVFDCDVKTTVSREGAALGAAILAGVGCGIYTSVEQGCAAVVKKNAPQSAIAENTQRYNQFYEVYKNLYPTLMDNYKQLAALS, translated from the coding sequence TTGGAATATTTGCTTGGATTAGATATTGGCACCTCAGGCACGAAAACCGTTTTATTCGATAAAGAGGGAGCCGTCGTTGCTTCGGCCACTGCAGAGTACCCTCTGTACAGCCCGCAAAACGGCTGGGCAGAGCAAGAACCGGAGGACTGGTGGAATGCCACCGTTGAAACGGTACGTACTGTACTCGCCAAAAGCGGGGTAAACAGTGCTGATATTAAAGGCATTGGGCTTTCGGGGCAGATGCACGGCTTAGTGATGTTGGACGAAAGCGGAAACGTTTTGCGCCGTTCCATTATCTGGTGCGACCAGCGCACCGCAAAAGAGTGCAATGAGATTACCACTAGGGTGGGGGCAGAACGCCTGATTGAAATTACAGCAAACCCTTCGCTTACAGGTTTTACTTCCGGTAAAATTTTATGGGTACGCAACCATGAGCCGGAGGTTTATCAAAAATGCAGACATATTTTACTGCCCAAAGATTATATTCGATATAAGCTGACGAGAGAGTTTGCCACCGAGGTTTCGGACGCAAGCGGTATGGGGCTTTTGGATGTGCCCAACCGCTGTTGGTCGGATGAGGTTTTGCAAAAGCTGCAAATTGACAAAAAGCTTTTGGCAAAAGTGTATGAATCGCAGGAGGTTACCGGCACAGTGCATGCGCAAGCCGCTGAACAGACAGGGCTTGTCAAAGGCACTATCGTAGTAGGCGGTGCCGGTGACAATGCCGCCGCAGCGGTTGGCACGGGCGTTGTGCAGGACGGCAGGGCGTTTACCACCATTGGCACCTCAGGCGTGGTGTATGCCCATACTTCTAATATATCGATAGACCCAAAAGGACGTGTGCACACGTTTTGCTGTGCCGTACCGGGCTGTTGGCATATTATGGGCGTTACCCAAGCGGCAGGGTTGTCGCTTAAATGGTTCCGCGATCATTTTTGTCAGGCTGAAATGGATACAGCAAAAGGAATGGGGGTAGACCCCTATTATCTGATGGATAAAGAGGCAGAGCGGATACCGATTGGTGCCAATCGCCTGCTTTATTTGCCCTATTTGATGGGAGAACGTACCCCCCACCTCGACCCGGACTGCCGCGGCGTATTTTTCGGGCTATCCGCTATGCATACCAAATACGACATGCTGCGTGCGGTGATGGAAGGCGTTACCTACTCGCTGCGCGACTGTGTGGAGATTCTGCGTGAATTGGGTATCAACCTTAGCGATATGACAGCGTGCGGCGGTGGCGGAAGCAGCCCGCTTTGGCGCCAAATGCTCGCCGATGTGTTTGATTGCGACGTCAAAACTACAGTATCCAGAGAAGGCGCCGCTTTAGGTGCCGCTATTTTGGCGGGTGTTGGCTGCGGCATTTACACCAGTGTAGAGCAGGGTTGTGCTGCTGTTGTCAAAAAAAATGCGCCGCAATCGGCAATTGCCGAAAATACGCAGCGCTATAACCAATTTTACGAAGTATACAAAAATCTCTATCCAACGCTGATGGATAACTACAAACAGTTGGCAGCACTTTCATAA
- the nhaC gene encoding Na+/H+ antiporter NhaC: protein MKTNKKQVKQTTFFLAILPILAMVLLLGIGYAIFDLSVEVLMLVSAAVASLIAVYLGYSWDNIMDSIVGKLSKTLPAIFILIIVGFLIGTWEIGGTIPMMVYYGLKLINPSYLVVTAFLVTAVVSVCTGTSWGSAGTIGVALMGVAAGLGAPLPIVAGAVVSGAYFGDKMSPLSDTTNLAPIAAGSTLYDHVKHMFWTTLPGFVICCIVYTIVGQKIGVGLGAAIPENVGVILNTLDKIYDFNLLTILPIVIVLGGAILKKPTIPVMLLSSVFAMFNAVVFQHFSLVQCFESAVNGFKLNMIQTEGIDPTAIVPEVSRLLERGGMVSMLGVVLISFCAYAFAGSLSVTGSLDIVLNKVMSLVKNTFGLIAATILSCITAVFVTSNGQLSILLPGEMFRNAYIKRGLEPRNLSRTLEDSATVVEPIVPWTAAGVYMATTLGVPTMEYLPWACICYTGVIFALILAATGIGIMKIKENSPYYNEYLELNKETVEK, encoded by the coding sequence ATGAAAACAAATAAGAAACAAGTAAAGCAAACCACCTTTTTCTTGGCGATTTTACCCATCCTTGCAATGGTTTTATTACTGGGAATTGGTTATGCAATTTTCGACCTAAGCGTTGAGGTGTTAATGTTAGTATCAGCCGCAGTTGCATCCTTAATTGCAGTTTATTTGGGATATAGCTGGGACAACATCATGGATTCAATCGTAGGCAAATTATCCAAAACATTACCGGCAATTTTTATTTTGATTATTGTTGGATTTTTGATTGGTACTTGGGAAATTGGCGGCACAATCCCAATGATGGTTTATTACGGCTTAAAATTGATTAATCCATCTTATTTAGTTGTAACCGCATTTTTAGTAACCGCTGTAGTTTCTGTATGTACAGGTACTTCTTGGGGTTCTGCGGGTACAATCGGCGTAGCACTTATGGGTGTGGCAGCAGGCCTTGGTGCACCGTTGCCCATTGTTGCAGGCGCAGTGGTATCGGGCGCATATTTTGGCGATAAAATGTCCCCCTTATCGGACACAACCAACCTTGCACCCATTGCAGCAGGTTCTACTTTGTATGACCATGTTAAGCATATGTTTTGGACAACCCTTCCCGGTTTTGTTATCTGCTGTATTGTGTACACAATTGTAGGGCAAAAAATCGGCGTTGGTTTGGGGGCTGCAATCCCTGAAAATGTAGGGGTTATTTTAAATACTTTAGATAAAATTTACGATTTTAATCTGCTTACCATACTTCCCATCGTCATTGTTTTGGGCGGAGCAATACTGAAAAAGCCTACCATTCCTGTCATGTTGCTTTCCAGCGTATTTGCTATGTTTAACGCAGTTGTTTTTCAACACTTCAGCTTGGTGCAATGCTTCGAGAGTGCGGTAAATGGCTTTAAACTGAATATGATCCAGACCGAAGGAATTGACCCAACAGCCATTGTACCCGAGGTTTCTCGTTTGCTTGAGCGCGGGGGAATGGTTTCTATGCTGGGTGTTGTTCTCATTTCTTTCTGTGCCTATGCTTTTGCCGGTTCTCTGTCGGTAACGGGTTCTTTGGATATTGTATTAAACAAAGTAATGTCACTGGTTAAAAACACATTTGGGCTTATTGCAGCAACTATTCTTTCCTGCATTACAGCTGTTTTTGTAACTTCAAATGGCCAATTGTCTATCTTGCTTCCGGGTGAAATGTTTAGAAATGCCTACATTAAAAGAGGGCTGGAACCCAGAAACCTTTCCAGAACATTGGAGGATTCTGCAACTGTTGTAGAGCCGATTGTTCCATGGACAGCTGCAGGTGTTTATATGGCAACTACGTTGGGTGTACCAACCATGGAGTATTTGCCTTGGGCATGCATTTGCTATACTGGTGTTATTTTTGCTTTAATTTTAGCGGCTACGGGAATAGGAATTATGAAAATTAAAGAAAACAGCCCTTATTATAACGAGTATTTAGAGTTGAATAAAGAAACCGTTGAAAAATAG
- the rpsI gene encoding 30S ribosomal protein S9, with amino-acid sequence MYDSKPYFYGTGRRKHSVARVRVYPNGTGSIKINGRDIDDYFGLDTLKLIVRQPLALLDAMGKYDIETTVAGGGVTGQAGAIRHGLSRALLQTGDEVRPILKKAGFLTRDPRMKERKKYGLKAARRAPQFSKR; translated from the coding sequence ATGTACGATTCTAAACCATATTTTTACGGCACCGGCAGAAGAAAACATTCCGTTGCTCGTGTAAGAGTCTACCCGAACGGTACAGGCTCCATCAAAATCAACGGCAGAGATATTGACGATTACTTTGGTCTCGATACACTGAAACTCATCGTTCGTCAGCCTCTTGCTTTGCTTGATGCAATGGGCAAATACGATATTGAAACCACTGTTGCAGGCGGCGGCGTTACAGGCCAGGCAGGTGCTATCCGCCACGGTCTTTCCCGTGCACTGCTTCAGACAGGTGATGAGGTAAGACCTATCCTGAAAAAAGCAGGCTTCTTAACTCGTGATCCTCGTATGAAAGAGCGTAAAAAGTACGGACTCAAAGCAGCTCGTCGCGCTCCTCAGTTCTCCAAGAGATAA
- a CDS encoding cytidine deaminase family protein — MMNNQELYQIAFIAVNHKKLRNLGTAGHVACALETMNGNVFTGICIDLPCSIGLCAEQSAIAEMVKHNETAIKKIIAVFEDGSILPPCGRCREFIAQMDDQNSQTKIVLPEMKEVLLQDLLPERWDSKWN, encoded by the coding sequence ATGATGAATAATCAGGAACTATATCAAATCGCTTTTATTGCAGTTAACCATAAAAAACTAAGAAACTTGGGTACTGCGGGGCATGTAGCCTGTGCACTGGAAACGATGAACGGCAACGTTTTTACAGGGATATGCATTGACCTGCCTTGCTCTATCGGTTTATGTGCCGAGCAGTCTGCTATTGCAGAAATGGTAAAGCACAATGAAACGGCAATTAAAAAGATAATTGCTGTTTTTGAAGATGGGAGTATCCTTCCGCCTTGCGGAAGATGCAGAGAGTTTATTGCGCAGATGGACGACCAAAACAGCCAAACCAAAATTGTGTTACCTGAAATGAAAGAAGTACTGCTGCAAGATTTATTGCCCGAAAGGTGGGATAGCAAATGGAACTGA
- a CDS encoding class B sortase, protein MSPNHAPRRNTSEFRPRGRRRVSRKRRTRIPPKAIFRMSVLFAVVIVCGLGVTKLLAKLTQQPVVVQAAPSTTESSEAAVVAQTVSLSATDVMPCYSEDALVINYLGVSKGVSTHPLLEELHKTVPTVSASTAPVSMGGSGFSNINYWKTVNSDTKGWLKIPGTNINYPVVQGPYTNYYTEKGMDKNYSKQGVIWADSSCSMNGGSSTLSPNTVIYGHNWTNYGEVPRIGSPSDTHFAQLTAFQHLSFAKSHPYLWFSTGSEEMAWQIFAAFYTDIDFNYISSAGGQWIIDGAKARSEHIYDVPVSSGDKIITLSTCTRRFGPSNRQRFVVMAKLVSNPSSSVAITANPNPIRPNL, encoded by the coding sequence ATGTCACCCAATCATGCACCCAGACGTAATACATCTGAATTTCGTCCGAGAGGCCGCCGCAGAGTAAGCCGCAAAAGAAGAACCCGCATTCCGCCAAAAGCGATTTTTAGGATGTCGGTTTTATTTGCAGTTGTCATTGTGTGCGGTTTGGGAGTAACCAAGCTTCTTGCCAAACTCACACAACAACCTGTAGTTGTGCAGGCCGCGCCCAGTACAACCGAATCTTCTGAGGCGGCTGTAGTTGCACAAACCGTTTCACTTTCTGCAACAGACGTTATGCCCTGTTACTCGGAAGATGCCCTGGTAATAAACTATCTGGGTGTCAGCAAAGGGGTTTCCACCCATCCTCTGCTGGAAGAATTGCATAAAACAGTTCCCACTGTATCTGCGTCCACTGCGCCTGTTTCTATGGGTGGCTCAGGGTTCAGCAATATCAACTATTGGAAAACAGTCAACAGTGACACCAAGGGCTGGTTGAAAATTCCCGGTACAAACATCAACTACCCCGTAGTGCAGGGGCCCTACACCAATTATTACACCGAAAAGGGAATGGATAAAAACTACAGCAAACAAGGTGTTATTTGGGCAGACAGCAGCTGCAGCATGAACGGCGGCAGCAGCACACTTTCACCCAATACTGTTATCTATGGGCACAACTGGACGAATTACGGTGAAGTTCCGCGTATCGGTTCGCCCTCCGATACTCATTTTGCGCAACTTACGGCATTTCAGCATTTGTCGTTTGCGAAGAGCCATCCTTACCTTTGGTTTTCTACCGGCAGCGAAGAAATGGCATGGCAGATTTTTGCTGCTTTTTATACCGATATTGATTTTAACTATATCTCCTCGGCAGGCGGCCAATGGATTATTGATGGGGCCAAAGCACGCAGCGAGCACATCTACGATGTGCCTGTTTCTTCCGGTGATAAAATCATCACTCTTTCTACTTGTACCAGGCGGTTTGGGCCCAGCAACCGCCAACGCTTTGTGGTTATGGCAAAACTGGTTAGTAACCCCAGTTCATCGGTTGCTATTACAGCCAACCCCAACCCCATTCGCCCAAATCTATAA
- a CDS encoding MBL fold metallo-hydrolase yields the protein MELKKISNKVFYYPHQPETDRPMLVYLKGEKIALAVDAGNSADHVDEFYKALKAQGLKMPDLTVLTHWHWDHTFGMHHIHGLSIAHRKTNEFLGKERAMLSDSTYVDFAIKNDECLCREYADGKSMVVVPSDIQFEEELTLNLGEMTAKIFHAESPHSEDTALIYVPEEKILFLGDATSEDFFNDGFMDKEKLEALIKLIECTDCQYCILSHTEPLPKPDLLHYLKSI from the coding sequence ATGGAACTGAAAAAAATAAGCAATAAGGTGTTCTATTATCCCCATCAACCCGAAACCGACCGCCCGATGCTGGTCTATCTCAAAGGAGAAAAAATTGCGCTTGCCGTTGATGCCGGAAACTCGGCAGACCATGTGGACGAATTTTATAAAGCCTTAAAAGCTCAAGGGCTAAAAATGCCCGACCTCACAGTACTCACCCACTGGCATTGGGACCATACCTTTGGAATGCACCATATCCATGGATTATCTATTGCACACCGTAAAACCAACGAATTTTTGGGTAAAGAAAGAGCCATGCTGTCCGACAGTACATACGTAGATTTTGCGATAAAGAATGATGAATGCCTGTGCAGAGAATATGCAGATGGCAAAAGTATGGTTGTTGTTCCATCGGATATTCAATTTGAGGAGGAGCTTACCCTCAACCTGGGTGAGATGACAGCAAAAATTTTTCACGCAGAGTCCCCTCACTCTGAGGATACCGCATTAATTTATGTACCCGAAGAGAAAATACTTTTTTTGGGGGATGCAACAAGCGAGGACTTTTTTAATGATGGCTTTATGGACAAAGAAAAACTAGAGGCGCTAATAAAGTTGATTGAGTGTACCGACTGCCAATACTGTATTTTGAGCCATACAGAACCTCTGCCAAAGCCTGATTTATTGCATTACTTAAAATCCATATAA
- a CDS encoding MalY/PatB family protein, with protein MANQICFDEVINRRNTNCAKWDTMDAIYGAKDLIHLGVADLDFKTPAPITEAFQACLDHGVYGYTDLNEGFYKGIIRWFKDKNHAAVKKEEIVFCPRISISVSLAVETFTNKGDDIIIHTPSYDSLYEAIVKNDRNPIASPLVFDGEQYQINFDELEKSVTSKTKMYILCSPFNPVGRVWKKEELDKIGEFCEKHNLILFVDEIHGDIVSPKAEFTTSLLLKESVRERLIVASSLTKTFNIPGVIVSYLIVPNETLRNKMKQDIDRLGMHNPNIFAAVAVEAGYCHCDDWYEEMLSYVNENEAFTREYFEKHFPEFEIMPREGTYLLWVSYKKLGCEEEKLSNWFIKKAKVEVYMGTKFGIDGKGCFRINLGSPKSLLKEAYERMQKAYSQLTV; from the coding sequence GTGGCAAATCAAATCTGTTTTGATGAAGTAATTAATCGAAGAAATACAAATTGTGCAAAATGGGATACTATGGATGCAATATATGGCGCTAAAGATTTAATTCATCTTGGTGTTGCAGATTTAGATTTTAAGACACCTGCGCCAATAACGGAAGCATTTCAAGCATGTTTGGACCATGGCGTTTATGGATACACAGACCTAAATGAGGGCTTTTATAAAGGAATTATTCGCTGGTTTAAAGACAAAAACCATGCAGCAGTAAAAAAAGAAGAAATTGTATTTTGCCCGAGAATAAGCATTTCTGTTAGCCTTGCGGTAGAAACTTTTACAAATAAGGGCGACGATATTATTATTCACACTCCATCCTATGATTCACTTTACGAGGCAATCGTAAAAAATGATCGGAACCCGATTGCTTCTCCATTGGTGTTTGACGGCGAACAGTATCAAATCAATTTTGATGAGTTGGAGAAATCTGTTACAAGCAAAACAAAAATGTACATCCTTTGCAGCCCGTTTAATCCGGTAGGCAGAGTTTGGAAAAAAGAAGAATTGGATAAAATCGGAGAGTTTTGCGAAAAACATAATCTTATTCTTTTTGTGGATGAAATCCATGGTGATATCGTCTCTCCTAAAGCAGAATTTACAACTTCACTGCTGTTAAAAGAATCTGTAAGAGAGCGATTAATCGTAGCATCATCCCTAACCAAAACTTTTAATATCCCCGGGGTAATTGTATCTTATCTTATCGTTCCCAACGAAACTTTGCGCAATAAAATGAAACAAGACATCGACCGCCTTGGAATGCACAACCCCAATATATTTGCAGCGGTAGCTGTGGAAGCAGGATATTGCCATTGCGACGATTGGTATGAGGAAATGCTCTCTTATGTAAATGAAAACGAAGCGTTTACCAGAGAGTATTTTGAAAAGCACTTTCCTGAATTTGAGATTATGCCAAGAGAAGGTACTTATCTGCTTTGGGTGTCTTATAAAAAGTTGGGTTGCGAAGAAGAAAAACTGAGTAATTGGTTTATTAAAAAAGCCAAGGTCGAAGTTTATATGGGCACTAAGTTCGGCATTGACGGCAAAGGATGCTTCAGAATCAATTTAGGCAGCCCCAAAAGCTTGTTAAAAGAAGCTTACGAGAGAATGCAAAAAGCATATTCGCAATTAACAGTTTAG
- a CDS encoding 3D domain-containing protein, whose protein sequence is MRTILKWVFSVLNFFKSRIFAVGLLAALLSMTVYATSATINTVYIHDDKQDQTILVHTAEDDINQILVNQGITTKPVDMIEFKGFKDNVAEVYIKRAFPVSITADGRTKAVSMVNGTVRDAMKLAGVEMNNEDIINIPLSTFVKEGDKVVINRVKYRNTEVEEDIPFERVEKRTPLLRPGRSEILQSGRNGKLVKTYSERTIDGVVEESTLIAENITVRPVTQVALVGAKVPVSDLNFGYSIVNNAPTKYKKVIKGARATAYSAGNGAYGASGNDLFYGHVAVNPNVIPYNSKLYITSADGSFVYGYAIASDTGVALMKGIIDVDLYYESYRESQLNGVKNVNVYVLE, encoded by the coding sequence ATGAGAACCATTTTAAAATGGGTATTCTCTGTATTGAATTTTTTTAAATCACGTATCTTTGCAGTGGGACTTCTTGCAGCACTGCTGTCGATGACTGTTTATGCAACATCGGCCACCATCAATACAGTTTATATTCATGATGACAAGCAAGACCAAACCATCCTCGTTCATACCGCTGAGGACGATATCAACCAAATACTTGTAAACCAAGGCATAACCACAAAACCTGTCGACATGATCGAGTTTAAAGGCTTCAAAGATAATGTTGCGGAGGTATACATCAAAAGAGCATTTCCCGTCAGCATTACGGCAGATGGCAGAACCAAAGCTGTTTCGATGGTAAACGGAACAGTGCGCGATGCAATGAAGCTCGCGGGTGTAGAGATGAACAATGAAGATATCATCAACATCCCGCTGTCTACCTTTGTGAAAGAAGGAGACAAAGTTGTCATCAATCGCGTCAAATACCGCAATACTGAGGTGGAAGAGGACATCCCCTTTGAGCGTGTAGAAAAACGAACCCCTTTGCTCCGCCCCGGGCGCAGTGAGATACTGCAAAGCGGGAGGAACGGCAAACTGGTGAAAACTTACTCGGAGCGCACCATTGACGGGGTTGTGGAAGAATCTACCCTCATTGCCGAAAACATTACCGTACGCCCTGTTACACAGGTGGCACTGGTCGGTGCAAAAGTACCGGTATCCGATTTGAACTTTGGCTACAGCATTGTAAACAACGCACCCACCAAATACAAAAAAGTAATAAAGGGTGCACGCGCAACCGCATACAGCGCCGGTAACGGTGCATACGGCGCATCCGGCAACGACTTGTTCTACGGGCATGTTGCCGTAAACCCCAATGTTATTCCGTATAATTCCAAGTTGTATATTACTTCGGCTGACGGAAGCTTTGTATACGGTTATGCAATTGCATCCGATACAGGAGTTGCATTGATGAAAGGCATTATAGACGTTGACCTGTATTACGAATCCTACCGTGAAAGCCAGCTTAACGGTGTTAAAAACGTTAACGTTTATGTCTTAGAGTAA